Proteins encoded in a region of the Nicotiana tomentosiformis chromosome 9, ASM39032v3, whole genome shotgun sequence genome:
- the LOC104094772 gene encoding auxin-responsive protein IAA13-like → MEPTLGLLDTGEKGCSNMAKVEQDYNMDMCSEEETELELGLGLSLNSGGGVVAKAKKSAWGDYGRILTAKDFPNGFSAAGRSIINNSGVSSGTKRAADFVGSNTDVGSPPTGSSQVVGWPPIRAYRMNSLVNQSKVLNAEEDKGVGGNDKKEHSKKKINHGNAKDDATSIKEKGHLGFVKVNMDGLPIGRKVDLNAHTCYESLAETLEDMFCKSTKSGEKEQTTKSFKLLDGSSEFVLTYEDKEGDWMLVGDVPWEMFVNSVKRLRIMRTSEANGLGPRIPQKQERQKGKPI, encoded by the exons ATGGAACCAACACTTGGTTTACTTGACACTGGTGAAAAAGGTTGTTCAAATATGGCCAAAGTGGAACAAGATTACAATATGGACATGTGTTCTGAGGAAGAAACAGAGCTTGAGTTGGGGTTAGGACTTAGTCTAAACAGTGGTGGTGGGGTGGTGGCAAAAGCTAAGAAATCAGCATGGGGTGATTATGGTAGAATTTTAACTGCTAAAGATTTTCCTAATGGATTTTCAGCTGCAGGGAGATCTATTATTAATAATAGTGGTGTTTCTTCTGGTACTAAAAGAGCTGCTGATTTTGTTGGTTCTAATACTGATGTTGGATCTCCTCCTACTGGTTCCAG TCAGGTTGTGGGATGGCCACCCATAAGGGCATACAGAATGAACAGCTTGGTTAATCAATCAAAGGTTCTAAATGCTGAAGAAGACAAGGGAGTTGGCGGGAACGATAAGAAGGAGCATTCAAAGAAGAAAATCAATCATGGAAATGCCAAGGACGACGCGACTTCTATCAAAGAAAAAGGGCATCTTGGTTTTGTAAAGGTGAATATGGATGGTTTGCCTATTGGAAGAAAGGTGGATTTGAATGCTCACACTTGCTATGAATCCTTAGCAGAAACCTTAGAGGATATGTTCTGCAAATCAACTAAAA gTGGTGAAAAGGAACAAACAACAAAGTCTTTTAAGCTCTTGGATGGATCATCTGAATTTGTGCTCACATATGAGGATAAAGAAGGAGACTGGATGCTTGTTGGAGATGTTCCATGGGA GATGTTTGTCAACAGTGTGAAAAGGCTAAGAATTATGAGGACTTCTGAGGCTAATGGACTTG GTCCAAGAATCCCTCAGAAGCAGGAGAGACAAAAAGGGAAACCAATCTAA
- the LOC104094775 gene encoding uncharacterized protein, with protein MDEFRESQKERIEEALDMGELKTGRGLNQEHGLSRACDTRWGSHYKSYKKFILMFVSILDVFEALVVDARLMDDRAKAMGYLKTCQTFEVVFMLHLMVDVLAITNELNKCLQKKEQDISNAMLRRLQSLREDDWDSLIEKVSTFSIKYGILIPNFDEPYINSLRSRRKSTDHTILHYYRVDVFCKIIDWKIQELNGRFHEMTTNLLHGVDCLNPIDSFSSFDINKIIKMAKLYPDDFDKVSMGALENQLAAYIIDVRDIDERFSNLNGFCDLSRKLVQTKKNLNFPLVFCLVKFALLLPVATASVERAFSTMKFIKNDMRNQMNDELLSGCLVPYVEKDVFSTISNDDIIKIFQEMKPRRVQL; from the coding sequence ATGGATGAATTTCGAGAATCTCAAAAGGAAAGAATTGAAGAGGCATTAGATATGGGTGAGCTTAAAACTGGTAGAGGCTTGAATCAAGAACATGGTCTTTCAAGAGCTTGTGATACTCGTTGGGGATCTCATTACAAATCTTATAAAAAATTTATTCTTATGTTTGTCTCTATTCTTGATGTTTTTGAAGCACTTGTTGTTGATGCACGTTTGATGGATGATAGAGCCAAGGCAATGGGATATCTCAAAACTTGTCAAACATTTGAGGTTGTATTCATGTTACATTTGATGGTAGATGTTTTAGCAATCACAAATGAGCTAAATAAATGCTTACAAAAAAAGGAGCAAGATATCTCAAATGCCATGCTGAGAAGGTTGCAAAGCTTAAGAGAAGATGATTGGGATTCACTTATTGAAAAAGTATCTACATTTAGTATCAAGTATGGAATTTTAATACCTAATTTTGATGAGCCATACATTAACTCTTTAAGATCACGACGTAAATCTACCGATCATACTATTTTACATTATTATCGTGTTGATGTGTTTTGTAAGATTATTGATTGGAAAATTCAAGAACTCAATGGTCGTTTTCACGAAATGACTACTAATTTGCTTCATGGAGTTGATTGTTTGAATCCAATTGACTCATTTTCTAGTTTTGACATCAACAAGATCATAAAAATGGCTAAATTATATCCTGATGACTTTGATAAAGTTAGTATGGGTGCTCTTGAGAATCAACTTGCGGCATACATTATTGATGTCCGTGATATTGATGAAAGGTTCTCCAATTTGAATGGATTTTGTGATCTTTCAAGAAAATTAGTTCAGACAAAGAAGAATTTAAACTTCCCTCTTGTATTCTGCTTGGTGAAATTTGCTTTGCTTTTGCCCGTTGCCACTGCATCGGTTGAAAGAGCTTTTTCGACAATGAAATTTATCAAGAATGACATGCGGAATCAAATGAATGATGAACTTTTGAGTGGTTGTTTGGTGCCTTATGTAGAAAAAGATGTATTTAGTACTATATCTAATgatgatattataaaaatatttcaagaaatgAAACCTCGTCGAGTACAATtgtaa
- the LOC104094776 gene encoding uncharacterized protein: MRHFNPKWFVDYHGWLEYSISNDAAYCLSCYLFKNDNIHQGGGDIFSSIGFKSWNKKKSFDKHVGGPSSFHNQAKRKFVDLLRQQQSIIYAFEKQSDQVKHDYWIRLTASVNVVRLLLKQGFAFWGHDESKTSFNMGNFLEIILWYAKECDKIHDCVLEYAPQNDQMTFSMIQKDVVTACKMETIKAIIKELNGDYFA; encoded by the coding sequence ATGCGTCATTTTAATCCTAAATGGTTTGTTGATTATCATGGGTGGTTGGAGTATAGTATAAGTAACGATGCAGCATATTGTttgagttgttatttgtttaAAAACGATAACATTCATCAAGGTGGAGGTGATATATTTTCGAGCATAGGGTTTAAGAGTTGGAACAAAAAGAAGAGCTTTGATAAGCATGTTGGTGGGCCAAGTAGCTTTCATAATCAAGCAAAAAGGAAATTTGTAGATCTACTACGGCAACAACAGTCCATTATATATGCATTTGAGAAGCAATCTGATCAAGTTAAGCATGATTACTGGATTCGCTTAACTGCTTCGGTTAATGTCGTAAGACTTCTTTTGAAGCAAGGATTTGCATTTTGGGGTCATGATGAATCTAAAACGTCATTTAACATGGGTAATTTTCTTGAAATTATCTTATGGTATGCAAAAGAATGTGATAAAATTCATGATTGTGTATTGGAATATGCTCCTCAAAATGATCAGATGACTTTTTCAATGATTCAAAAAGACGTTGTGACTGCATGTAAGATGGAAACAATTAAAGCTATCATTAAAGAATTAAATGGTGACTACTTTGCCTAA